A section of the Phycodurus eques isolate BA_2022a chromosome 4, UOR_Pequ_1.1, whole genome shotgun sequence genome encodes:
- the oscp1b gene encoding protein OSCP1 — MSSRTLPLLFINLGGEMLYILDQRLRAQSIPADKAKKVMNDIISTMFNKKFLEELLKPQELYSKKALRTVFDRLAHASIMRLNQASMDKLYDLMTMAFKYQVLLCPRPRDILLVSFNHMDAIKEFVKDTPCILCQVDEMYQQLIEMYTPLPSGEFQLIRQTLLIFFQDMHIRVSIFLRDKVQNSNGRFVLPISGPVPYGTKIPGLIRMYSCTGEETSRLQFNNGGNYTAALCEGSFEFFGDRVTKLGTNMYSVCRPVETHMSGTSKHSAQHTKVNLAPNPLAKEELNLLAKLMGGLEVPKAGNADSSFRVNLFTTDEEEEEALISRPDELSYGFINIQATKDRTANSELAKIMGEFSESQESPDQSPCTSSKGDDLLAMMDSL; from the exons ATGTCGTCGAGGACTCTCCCGCTGCTCTTCATCAATCTGGGCGGAGAAATGCTTTATATCCTCGACCAGCGACTACGAGCTCAAAGTATCCCCGCCGACAAGGCAAAGAAAG TCATGAATGACATCATCAGCACCATGTTCAACAAAAAATTCCTGGAGGAGCTCTTGAAGCCACAGGAGCTCTACTCCAAGAAGGCGCTGCGCACCGTCTTTGACAGACTGGCTCACGCTTCCATCATGAGGCTCAATCAAGCCAGCATGGACAAG CTATACGACTTGATGACCATGGCCTTCAAGTACCAGGTTCTCCTGTGTCCTCGGCCCCGAGATATCCTCCTGGTCTCCTTCAACCACATGGACGCCATCAAGGAGTTTGTCAAGGACACGCCCTGCATCCTGTGCCAGGTGGACGAGATGTACCAGCAGCTCATCGAG ATGTACACTCCATTACCTAGCGGCGAATTCCAGCTGATTAGACAAACGCTTCTTATCTTCTTCCAGGACATGCACATAAGG GTATCCATTTTCCTCAGGGACAAAGTGCAGAACTCCAATGGTCGATTTGTGCTCCCCATCAGCGGTCCTGTGCCCTACGGGACAAAAATCCCAGGATTGATAAG GATGTATAGCTGTACTGGTGAGGAGACGAGCAGGTTGCAGTTCAACAACGGCGGAAACTACACCGCTGCACTCTGCGAAGGATCCTTTGAGTTTTTCGGTGACAGGGTGACCAAATTAGGCACTAACAT GTACAGCGTGTGCCGTCCGGTTGAAACTCACATGTCAGGAACCTCCAAGCACTCAGCTCAGCACACTAAG GTCAACCTGGCTCCCAACCCTCTGGCTAAAGAGGAGCTCAACCTCTTAGCCAAACTAATGGGAGGCTTGGAAGTGCCCAAGGCAGGAAATGCGGACAGTAGCTTCCGGGTTAACCTGTTCACTACCGACGAGGAGGAAGA AGAGGCGTTAATATCCAGACCTGATGAGCTGTCATATGGATTTATAAACATCCAAGCTACAAAG GACCGAACTGCCAACAGTGAGCTGGCCAAGATCATGGGTGAGTTCAGCGAGTCTCAGGAGTCGCCCGATCAATCACCATGTACCAGCAGCAAAGGAGACGACCTCCTGGCCATGATGGACAGTCTGTGA